One stretch of Ktedonobacteraceae bacterium DNA includes these proteins:
- a CDS encoding putrescine aminotransferase, with protein MSSDGLLKALNDSQRYLDIVQKPRLGKSEAEWLIETTVSNFARYYNSGFIEYRKSVAEAGDFAAVEWTGHGATFRDVLGREYIDCLGGFGLFNLGWTHPKVVRAVQAQLEKSPLPTQELLDPLRGMLAHLLAEITPGDIQYSFFVSSGTEAVEGAMKLAKLYTRKSGFIAAVRGFHGKTAGSLSLTGKAIFRRPAMPLHNNVFHVPYGDADAVEQQLRIAREVGNDIAAVIMEPVQGEAGAIVPPDDFWPRLRQICDEYEVLLIADEVQTGMGRTGKLWGVEHWDVAPDIITSAKALGGGVMPIGAFMSTPKIWSVMNSNPFIHTTTTGGNPLACAAAIAAINVTLEERLPEQAAEKGTYFIQQLKGIAARHPDVYTGITGKGLLIGQHFVNDDVGYAVASGLFKRGVLISGTLNNSRVIRVEPPLVITREEIDTILNRLEDTLQELRASLSIPAVPVMEPSLIATASPAVVPHVSTTAVA; from the coding sequence ATGAGTAGCGATGGCTTACTCAAGGCCCTCAACGATTCGCAGCGGTACCTTGATATTGTGCAAAAACCGCGCCTGGGCAAAAGCGAGGCGGAGTGGTTGATCGAAACCACTGTCAGCAACTTTGCCAGGTATTACAACAGCGGGTTTATCGAGTACCGCAAATCGGTCGCCGAGGCTGGTGACTTTGCGGCAGTCGAATGGACGGGGCATGGTGCAACCTTCAGGGATGTGCTGGGCCGCGAATACATCGATTGCCTGGGTGGGTTCGGGTTATTCAACCTCGGTTGGACTCATCCCAAAGTCGTGAGGGCCGTTCAGGCACAATTAGAAAAAAGCCCTTTGCCGACGCAGGAACTACTTGATCCCCTGCGCGGTATGCTTGCCCATCTGCTGGCCGAGATTACCCCGGGCGATATCCAGTATAGCTTCTTCGTCAGCAGCGGGACAGAGGCCGTTGAAGGCGCGATGAAACTCGCCAAATTGTACACGCGCAAGAGTGGCTTCATTGCTGCTGTGCGCGGCTTCCACGGTAAGACCGCCGGTTCTTTATCCCTCACAGGCAAGGCCATCTTCCGTCGCCCTGCCATGCCCCTGCACAACAACGTCTTTCACGTGCCTTACGGCGATGCCGACGCGGTTGAGCAGCAGTTGCGCATCGCGCGCGAGGTCGGCAACGATATTGCTGCCGTCATCATGGAACCGGTGCAGGGTGAAGCTGGCGCCATTGTTCCCCCTGATGATTTTTGGCCGCGCCTGCGTCAGATTTGCGATGAATATGAGGTATTACTGATAGCGGATGAGGTGCAGACCGGTATGGGGCGTACCGGCAAATTGTGGGGTGTTGAGCATTGGGATGTTGCCCCCGATATTATCACTTCCGCGAAGGCTCTCGGTGGTGGTGTCATGCCCATCGGCGCTTTCATGTCCACGCCCAAAATCTGGAGCGTGATGAACAGCAATCCTTTCATTCATACGACCACGACCGGTGGCAACCCGCTGGCCTGCGCCGCTGCTATCGCCGCGATCAATGTGACACTTGAAGAGCGCCTTCCCGAGCAGGCGGCTGAAAAAGGCACCTACTTTATCCAGCAATTGAAGGGCATTGCCGCACGCCATCCCGATGTGTACACCGGCATTACCGGGAAGGGGTTGTTGATCGGCCAGCACTTCGTGAATGATGACGTTGGCTATGCTGTCGCCTCGGGTCTCTTCAAGCGCGGAGTTCTCATCTCAGGCACGCTCAATAACTCGCGTGTGATTCGTGTTGAGCCGCCGCTGGTCATTACGCGCGAGGAGATCGATACTATCCTCAATCGCCTGGAAGATACATTGCAGGAACTGCGCGCGAGCCTTTCGATACCGGCAGTTCCAGTAATGGAGCCTTCGCTGATTGCAACCGCTTCCCCAGCCGTAGTGCCTCATGTTTCCACAACGGCAGTAGCATGA
- the yqeC gene encoding selenium cofactor biosynthesis protein YqeC has protein sequence MPLLSDLITLPAHPLISLVGAGGKTTTMYTLAQELAQQGKRVITTTTTNIYFPQQGETDTLIVSPETPRLLKMIRASWEQHQRITVAASPTGAGKLAGLQVDQPYELLMKSGADVVIVEADGARHHMIKAPAEHEPVVPPQTNVAFLMMSAGAINQPLSAEVAHRPEQVAKVASITMGDVLTPEIIARVMLSAQGGMKNIPHTALVYLLVTHAFEGQRDTIEQFIRLVRHLSGTTQVLYSARPGQWSAQGT, from the coding sequence ATGCCCTTACTTTCTGATCTCATTACATTACCCGCTCATCCACTTATCTCCCTCGTGGGCGCGGGCGGCAAAACCACCACTATGTATACCCTGGCCCAGGAACTGGCTCAACAGGGCAAGCGGGTCATTACCACCACGACCACCAACATCTACTTTCCACAGCAAGGCGAAACCGATACGCTCATCGTCTCACCGGAAACACCCCGCCTGCTCAAAATGATCCGTGCTAGCTGGGAGCAGCATCAACGAATTACTGTAGCCGCCAGTCCCACCGGCGCGGGCAAACTAGCCGGGCTGCAGGTTGATCAACCTTACGAACTACTGATGAAAAGCGGCGCGGATGTCGTCATCGTCGAAGCCGACGGCGCCCGCCACCATATGATCAAGGCCCCGGCAGAACACGAGCCGGTCGTACCCCCTCAAACAAATGTCGCATTCCTGATGATGAGTGCGGGGGCGATCAATCAGCCGTTGAGCGCAGAGGTTGCGCACCGGCCCGAGCAGGTCGCAAAAGTGGCAAGCATTACTATGGGAGATGTGCTTACACCAGAGATCATTGCGCGCGTGATGTTGAGCGCGCAGGGCGGAATGAAGAATATACCTCATACAGCTCTGGTTTACTTGCTCGTTACCCATGCATTCGAGGGTCAGCGCGATACAATAGAGCAATTCATCAGGCTGGTACGGCATCTTTCGGGTACTACTCAAGTATTGTACTCTGCCCGGCCTGGACAGTGGTCCGCTCAGGGGACATAG
- a CDS encoding GAF domain-containing protein, which produces MGTSSWRELLKTIVSIPAERNRLAEAAGVRSITLMRWISEAAQPRPENMRRLIQALPPQYREQFLELLEQEGGEIPILSTNEIVEQHEIPFTLIDEILRTRATTADALRFWAVSRMILQHALRHLDPESSGMAITVVRCMPPTQDGKVHSLRESIVYGTPPWHNEAEQQGLFLGAESLAGYVVATCHPAAIQNLQDNTNYIPSQQGEYEVSAAAAPLLFAGRIAGCLLFSSTQADYFNESRFPYIQAYTHLMTLALDPEDFHHSSLIDLRVMPSLQIQRTYLADYKKRVQQILRDSLQKGEPITFLDAEQMAWQYLEELLLSLPHQ; this is translated from the coding sequence TTGGGAACATCATCCTGGCGTGAGCTGCTTAAGACCATCGTCAGCATCCCAGCAGAGCGCAATCGCCTCGCTGAGGCTGCCGGAGTGCGCTCGATTACATTGATGCGCTGGATTAGTGAAGCTGCCCAGCCACGTCCTGAGAACATGCGCCGCCTGATTCAGGCCCTCCCACCCCAGTATCGAGAACAATTCCTGGAACTGCTCGAGCAAGAAGGTGGGGAGATTCCTATTCTTTCAACGAACGAAATCGTCGAACAGCACGAGATCCCTTTCACCCTGATCGATGAGATTCTGCGAACGCGCGCAACTACTGCTGATGCGCTCCGCTTCTGGGCCGTCAGCAGAATGATTCTACAACATGCGTTGCGACACCTTGATCCCGAATCTTCAGGCATGGCTATAACAGTGGTTCGCTGCATGCCTCCGACGCAAGACGGAAAAGTTCATAGTCTGCGTGAAAGCATAGTATATGGAACGCCTCCCTGGCATAACGAAGCGGAGCAACAAGGGTTGTTCCTGGGAGCAGAGTCGCTTGCCGGATATGTGGTGGCAACCTGCCACCCGGCCGCCATTCAGAACCTGCAAGACAATACCAACTATATCCCTTCTCAGCAAGGCGAGTATGAAGTAAGCGCTGCCGCGGCACCTCTCCTTTTCGCGGGCCGTATAGCAGGTTGCCTGCTCTTTTCCAGCACTCAGGCGGATTATTTTAACGAGTCCCGCTTCCCATATATCCAGGCCTATACTCACTTGATGACCCTGGCGCTCGATCCCGAGGATTTTCACCATTCCTCGCTCATCGATTTGCGTGTAATGCCATCCCTGCAAATACAGCGAACATATCTTGCCGATTATAAAAAGCGCGTGCAGCAGATACTGCGCGATTCTTTACAAAAAGGAGAACCTATAACATTTCTTGATGCAGAGCAGATGGCCTGGCAATATCTTGAAGAGTTGCTGCTGAGTCTGCCTCATCAATAG
- a CDS encoding methyltransferase domain-containing protein, translated as MATTPEPYGLRSNESDYFIQDSGAELARLVEQERAFEQALGGLLPEYADEEAFASSLHRILDVACGSGGWALTLAHTYPHLEVMGCDIDERMIGYANSQAQVGKLDNASFRVMDARKPLDYPDDYFDLVNARWMAVIGTAAWPGAVREMFRITRPGGIIRLTESEDFSITSSPAFERWSVLMLQALKRAGTGFSPTGRTGGQTVMLRHFLRDAGCQNIEERVFPINWSAGTDSHEPMVIDHLAIVKLSQPFIIRFGMATQEELDRLYAEAEVEMRLDDFCALWYLYTIWGQKPAE; from the coding sequence ATGGCAACGACACCGGAGCCTTATGGTTTACGGTCTAATGAAAGCGACTACTTTATCCAGGACAGTGGCGCAGAACTTGCGCGTCTTGTAGAGCAAGAACGGGCATTCGAACAGGCCCTCGGCGGCCTACTACCGGAATACGCAGATGAAGAAGCATTTGCAAGCTCACTTCATCGCATACTCGATGTCGCCTGTGGTTCCGGCGGGTGGGCGCTCACGCTGGCCCATACATATCCACATCTGGAAGTGATGGGCTGCGATATTGATGAACGAATGATCGGCTATGCCAACTCGCAGGCCCAGGTAGGAAAGCTGGACAATGCCAGCTTCCGCGTGATGGATGCGCGCAAACCACTGGATTATCCAGATGACTACTTCGACCTGGTAAATGCTCGTTGGATGGCTGTTATTGGAACTGCGGCATGGCCGGGAGCTGTGAGGGAGATGTTTCGCATCACCCGCCCTGGGGGTATCATCCGGCTGACCGAGAGCGAAGATTTCAGTATTACCAGCAGTCCAGCTTTTGAGCGCTGGAGTGTGCTTATGTTGCAAGCACTCAAACGAGCAGGAACCGGCTTCTCTCCTACAGGCCGTACCGGCGGTCAGACCGTCATGCTACGTCACTTCCTGCGTGACGCCGGATGCCAGAATATTGAAGAGAGGGTATTCCCTATCAACTGGTCGGCAGGAACCGACAGCCACGAACCGATGGTGATCGATCACCTGGCAATTGTCAAGTTAAGCCAGCCATTCATCATACGCTTTGGCATGGCTACCCAGGAAGAACTTGACCGGTTATATGCAGAGGCCGAAGTCGAGATGCGGCTCGACGATTTCTGCGCATTATGGTACCTCTACACCATCTGGGGCCAAAAACCCGCGGAATAA
- a CDS encoding aminobutyraldehyde dehydrogenase — translation MAEYKLLINGELVNSSSGKTVDDIGPATGEPIAQVPQSTLEDVERAVAAAREAFDDGRWSGLPHGARATTLEKLATLIEEHALELAQLESQDAGKPIKLARDSDIPFAIDNLHFFAGAARHLAGVAASEYSGGHTSIIRREPVGVVASLAPWNYPFMMAAWKIGPALAAGNTVVLKPSVETPLTTLKLGELAMEAGLPPGVLNIITSGPGVAQALAGHSKVNMVSVTGSTESGRHIMRAGADTIKHVHLELGGKAPFIVYNDADLEAAAHGAVVGAFVNCGQDCTAATRIYVQDDVYDSFLNSFLSKVKQIRVGDPSQESTDMGPLISATQRETVEGFVERALRAGANIVTGGKRATVKGLEKGFFFEPTVIAEDRNDAEIIQKEVFGPVVVVARFGTEEEVLAKANDVVYGLAASVWTNDIYKAMRASRVLQFGTVWVNDHLPLTSEMPHGGYKESGIGKDMSMYAFEDYTQIKHVMIELSGEARKGWHYTIFGDA, via the coding sequence ATGGCCGAGTACAAACTGCTTATTAATGGCGAACTCGTCAATAGCAGTTCGGGCAAGACTGTTGACGATATCGGCCCTGCTACGGGCGAACCAATTGCCCAGGTTCCTCAGAGTACGCTTGAGGATGTGGAACGCGCAGTTGCCGCCGCCCGCGAGGCGTTCGATGATGGACGCTGGTCCGGCCTGCCGCATGGAGCGCGCGCCACCACATTGGAGAAGCTGGCTACATTGATAGAGGAACATGCCCTGGAACTGGCCCAGCTGGAGTCGCAGGATGCTGGCAAACCGATCAAGCTGGCGCGTGATAGCGATATTCCGTTTGCCATCGACAACCTGCATTTCTTTGCTGGTGCCGCGCGCCACCTTGCCGGTGTTGCCGCCAGCGAATACAGCGGCGGCCATACCAGCATCATTCGCCGCGAGCCTGTCGGCGTGGTTGCCTCACTCGCCCCCTGGAACTATCCGTTCATGATGGCGGCCTGGAAGATTGGCCCGGCCCTGGCTGCCGGCAATACCGTCGTCCTCAAACCGTCGGTTGAAACGCCGCTCACCACGCTCAAACTCGGCGAGCTTGCCATGGAAGCGGGCTTACCCCCAGGCGTCCTCAATATCATTACCAGCGGCCCCGGCGTTGCGCAGGCGCTGGCCGGCCATAGCAAGGTCAATATGGTTTCCGTGACGGGTAGCACCGAAAGCGGCAGGCATATCATGCGCGCGGGCGCCGACACGATCAAGCATGTACATCTCGAACTCGGCGGCAAAGCCCCATTCATCGTGTATAACGATGCCGACCTCGAAGCAGCCGCTCATGGCGCGGTCGTCGGAGCCTTCGTGAACTGCGGCCAGGACTGTACGGCTGCCACGCGCATCTATGTCCAGGACGATGTGTACGATAGCTTTCTGAACTCGTTTCTGAGCAAGGTCAAGCAGATCCGCGTCGGCGATCCATCGCAGGAATCAACCGATATGGGTCCATTGATCTCTGCTACGCAGCGCGAGACCGTTGAGGGCTTCGTCGAGCGCGCATTGCGTGCTGGAGCTAACATCGTCACCGGCGGCAAGCGTGCCACAGTCAAGGGCCTGGAAAAGGGATTTTTCTTTGAGCCGACGGTAATTGCGGAAGACCGCAATGATGCCGAGATCATACAGAAGGAAGTCTTTGGCCCTGTCGTCGTAGTTGCTCGTTTCGGTACCGAGGAAGAGGTGCTGGCGAAAGCCAACGACGTGGTATACGGCCTGGCGGCTTCGGTCTGGACGAACGACATCTACAAGGCCATGCGCGCCAGTAGAGTGCTGCAATTCGGAACCGTCTGGGTCAACGATCACCTACCCCTGACCTCAGAGATGCCGCATGGTGGCTATAAGGAAAGTGGCATTGGCAAGGATATGTCGATGTACGCCTTCGAGGATTATACGCAGATCAAGCACGTGATGATCGAGCTGTCGGGCGAGGCTCGCAAGGGCTGGCACTACACCATCTTTGGCGATGCCTGA
- a CDS encoding saccharopine dehydrogenase NADP-binding domain-containing protein — protein sequence MQIIVLGGAGAMGRIAVRALTEFPDVDHITIADYNEERAHEVAAALASSKIEVKQIDVNDEERLRKLLHGADTVLNAVEYVFNLPVLRACIQEKVHYADLGGLFHMTRKLTDMTAEAEAAGITAIVGMGGTPGVTNLLARAAVDQLDSVDSIRVQLGCGDETPSKAPLVAPYSIRTILDEFTKEPQVFQDGKWYPQKPLSGVEEMVFPLPIGRATATYSLHSECATFPVSFRDKGIRHVSFKIAFPPDFMTKLKFLVDLGFGSAEPITVQGVKVSPREVLAQLLDMIPAEDVEPQDCDVLRIVANGETNGQPVEITNQIVVLPYRRWGISAGALDTGVPLAIAGRMLANGEITRRGCFGPEACVPTAPFFRELAKYDMHVTETRTVTIS from the coding sequence ATGCAAATCATTGTACTTGGTGGCGCCGGCGCTATGGGACGTATTGCCGTGCGCGCACTGACCGAATTTCCCGACGTAGATCACATTACTATCGCAGACTATAACGAGGAACGCGCTCACGAGGTCGCGGCAGCGCTTGCCAGCAGCAAAATCGAGGTCAAGCAGATCGATGTCAATGACGAGGAGCGCCTGCGCAAGCTGCTGCACGGAGCCGATACCGTGCTGAACGCAGTCGAATACGTCTTCAACCTGCCTGTATTGCGGGCGTGCATTCAGGAAAAGGTGCATTATGCCGACCTTGGCGGCCTCTTCCATATGACGCGCAAGCTCACGGATATGACCGCGGAAGCCGAAGCGGCGGGTATTACCGCTATTGTAGGGATGGGCGGCACACCCGGCGTCACCAATCTGCTCGCTCGCGCCGCCGTCGACCAACTGGATAGCGTCGACAGCATTCGGGTGCAGCTTGGCTGTGGCGACGAGACGCCTTCAAAGGCGCCCCTGGTCGCGCCCTACTCTATCCGCACCATCCTCGATGAATTTACCAAGGAGCCACAGGTCTTCCAGGACGGCAAGTGGTATCCACAGAAACCGTTGAGCGGGGTGGAAGAGATGGTTTTTCCTTTGCCGATTGGGCGTGCGACTGCCACCTATTCGCTGCATTCGGAATGCGCGACCTTCCCGGTGTCCTTCCGAGACAAGGGCATCCGTCACGTCTCATTTAAGATCGCCTTCCCGCCCGACTTCATGACGAAATTGAAGTTCCTGGTTGACCTTGGATTCGGTAGTGCCGAACCGATTACCGTGCAGGGCGTCAAGGTTTCGCCCCGTGAAGTGCTGGCGCAGTTGCTTGACATGATCCCTGCCGAGGATGTAGAGCCACAGGATTGTGATGTGCTGCGCATCGTCGCGAATGGTGAAACTAATGGGCAACCTGTAGAAATCACGAATCAAATCGTTGTCCTGCCCTACCGGCGCTGGGGTATCAGCGCGGGCGCGCTCGATACCGGCGTGCCACTCGCCATCGCGGGACGCATGCTGGCGAACGGTGAAATAACGCGGCGTGGCTGTTTCGGCCCCGAGGCATGCGTACCCACCGCGCCATTCTTCCGCGAACTGGCAAAATACGACATGCACGTTACCGAGACGCGCACTGTGACGATTTCGTGA
- a CDS encoding hydrogenase expression protein HypE: protein MATKVEDVHVIWIVEGLGCEGDTISVTAATQPSIEDVVLGAIPGLPRVHIHNKCIAFEWGKDFMDWWYKAERGELDPFVLVFEGSVPNEKIKAEGYWAALGVDPATDQPIPVTDWIDRLAPKALAVVAVGTCATYGGIHAMQGNPTGAMGVADYLGWNWKSKAGIPIINVPGCPVQPDNFMETILYLLYMAAGMAPMIPLDKEGRPTWLFGKTVHEGCDRAGYYEQGDFATEYGSPKCLVKLGCWGPVVNCNVPKRGWMNGIGGCPNVGGICIGCTMPGFPDKFMPFMDEPTGAKISTNLISTYGNVIRRLRSLTNSTDNKEPSWRHKGKELTTGYQPTWRR, encoded by the coding sequence ATGGCGACCAAAGTGGAGGATGTCCACGTTATCTGGATTGTGGAGGGGTTGGGATGTGAGGGGGACACAATCTCGGTCACCGCGGCGACCCAGCCCAGCATAGAAGATGTTGTGTTAGGCGCCATCCCTGGCCTGCCCAGGGTTCACATCCATAACAAGTGTATTGCCTTTGAGTGGGGCAAAGACTTTATGGATTGGTGGTACAAAGCGGAGCGCGGTGAACTCGATCCTTTTGTTCTCGTCTTTGAAGGCTCGGTGCCAAACGAAAAGATCAAGGCCGAGGGCTACTGGGCGGCCCTGGGTGTCGATCCCGCAACAGATCAGCCTATCCCCGTGACTGATTGGATTGATCGCCTGGCGCCTAAAGCGCTAGCAGTGGTCGCGGTAGGGACCTGCGCCACCTATGGTGGCATTCACGCTATGCAGGGCAATCCCACAGGTGCCATGGGTGTTGCCGACTACCTGGGCTGGAACTGGAAATCTAAAGCCGGCATTCCCATCATTAACGTCCCCGGATGTCCTGTGCAGCCGGATAACTTCATGGAGACCATCCTTTACCTGCTCTATATGGCAGCTGGCATGGCCCCTATGATTCCCCTGGATAAGGAAGGACGGCCCACCTGGCTGTTCGGAAAAACCGTTCACGAAGGCTGCGACCGCGCCGGTTATTACGAGCAGGGCGATTTTGCTACCGAGTATGGCTCTCCCAAATGTCTTGTGAAGCTGGGCTGCTGGGGTCCCGTTGTGAACTGCAACGTGCCGAAGCGAGGTTGGATGAACGGCATTGGAGGCTGCCCGAACGTCGGCGGAATCTGCATCGGCTGTACCATGCCAGGATTCCCCGATAAATTTATGCCTTTCATGGATGAGCCAACCGGTGCGAAGATATCGACGAATTTGATCAGCACCTACGGTAATGTGATTCGCAGGCTGCGCAGTCTCACCAATAGCACCGACAACAAGGAGCCATCCTGGAGGCACAAGGGTAAGGAACTCACGACAGGCTACCAGCCCACATGGCGTCGATAA